TGTTAAAAAAATGTTCTCAAATAAGTTCAAAAAATGTCAATCGAAAGACTGATTTTCGTGTGACGCTAAAGTTAAAAGTTTTTGATATTCTTCATCGCTAAGCCCTTGTATAAGGAAATTAACAGGATCAATTTTTTTATTGTCTTTTATAATTTCGTAGTGAACGTGTGGAGCGGCAGAGCCGCCCGAACTTGATACGTAGGCTATTACCTCGCCTCGTTTTACCTTATCTCCGGGCTTTACCTTAATTTCACCCAGATGAGCATACTTGGTTACATAACCAAAGCCATGGTCTATTTCGATATAGTTTCCGTATCCTGTTTGTAATTCACTATTGTCTTTAACAAACTTCACTTCCCCATTTCCGGTTGCAAATACTTCCGATCCTCTTGGAGCGGCAAAATCAATACCTCCATGCATTACGCGACCTTTATGAAAAGGGTTGATTCTCATACCAAAACCTGAAGCAAGTTTTGTAAGTTCCGGGTTTTTTACCGGCTGGATAGAGGGCAGGGAAGACAGCATCGCATTGTTATCGCGTGCCAGCTGCATAATTTCATCGAAAGACTGGTTTTGTATGTGCGCCTTTCTTTTTATTTTATCAATTTTCTTAAACGTACTGATTATCAGTTGCTTGTCGTATAAGCCCTTTTCCATTATACGTTTGTACTCTTCCGCACCACCATGGCCGGCTTCACGGATCGCAGGACCTAAAGGCTCAGCCTCATAAATTTTTCTATATATATTATTATCTCTTTCTTCTAAAGCGGAAATTACTTCATTAACCTCATTCATTTCCTCCTGAAGGTCCTGATAGTAAGTCTGAAGTTCCTTGTTTTCTTTTTTTAGCTTTATTTCGGAGGGGGAATCAAAGTAGGTGTTATATACCAGCACAAATGCAATTGCCATGACCAAAGCAATGGAGAAGAACCCTAAAACATTTAATACTATATCAGAGTAGGTAACCCTGGCTCTTTCATAGCGGCAGGTCTCGGTATCATAGTAATATTTTATTCTGGCCATTAATGTTCTATGCTAAAAACTTCTATTTTTGTCTCTCTCTATTAAAAAGAGACAGTTGGTTTTTCAGTTAACACGAGGTTTAAAGCTTTAGTTTAACTGCAATATATTAATTTTCTTTAAAAAAAAGTCTTCGGGCGCAAAATTATCAATTTTTTTGACAATAAATGGATTCTAAGTTAGTAAGGCGAAAATTTCTTGAGTTTTTTGAAAACAAGCAGCACCAAATAGTCGATTCTGCTCCTTTGGTTAATAAAGATGATCCTACATTGATGTTTACCAATGCAGGTATGAACCAGTTCAAAGACTACTTTCTGGGTAATAAAAAGCCGCAGTATAACCGCGTGGCAGACACCCAGAAATGCCTGAGGGTATCGGGTAAGCATAATGACCTGGAAGAAGTAGGGCTTGACACTTACCACCATACCATGTTCGAAATGCTTGGCAACTGGTCATTTGGTGACTATTTTAAGAAAGAAGCCATTGCATGGGCCTGGGAATTACTTACCGAAGTGTATGGTTTGCCCAAAGACAGGTTATATGTGACTGTATTTGGTGGTGATGAGGGTGATAAGCTTGATGTAGATCAGGAGGCTTATGACTACTGGAAGGAGATCATTGCTGAAGACAGAATACTTTACGGCTCAAAAAAGGATAACTTCTGGGAGATGGGTGATACCGGACCCTGCGGACCCTGCTCAGAAATACACATTGACCTGCGAAAGCCGGAAGAGATAGAAAAAGTACCCGGCAAGGAGCTGGTTAATCAGGATCACCCTGCAGTGGTTGAGATATGGAACCTTGTATTCATGGAATTTAACCGTCTGGCTTCCGGAGAGTTAAAAAACCTTCCTGCAAAGCACGTGGATACGGGTATGGGGTTTGAAAGGCTTTGTATGGCTATTCAGAAAAAGTCTTCAAATTATGATACCGATGTATTTACACCTTTAATAAACTTTCTGGCTGAAAAAGCCGGAGTTAAATATGGTGTAGATAATCAAACAGATATTGCCATCCGTGTAATTTCAGATCACGTAAGAGCCATTGCATTTGCCATTACTGATGGACAACTGCCATCCAATACGGGGGCGGGTTATGTGATCAGAAGAATATTGAGAAGGGCGGTACGCTATGGCTTTACTTTCCTTGATTTCAAAAAGCCTTTTATATATGAGCTGGTGCCGATCCTTGTGGACCAGTTTGAGGAAGTGTTTCCTGAACTCAAAAGCCAGAAAGATTTTGTGATGAGGGTGATAGAGCAGGAGGAGGCGTCTTTCCTGAGGACTTTGGAAAACGGACTTAAAAAGATAGATTCCGTGAAATCTGAAATGGCTTCAAAGGGCGAAACGGTTATAGATGGTAAGTTGGCATTTGAACTTTATGATACTTTTGGTTTTCCATTTGACCTGACGTCTCTGATTGCCAGGGAAAACGGACTTTCAGTTGACTCTGGGGGCTTTGATACAGAAATGCAAAAACAAAAAGCCCGATCTAAGGCTGATGCCGCTAAGGAAACCGGAGATTGGAATGTAGTAGGAGATCAGGAGAATGTTGAGTTTATCGGTTATGAGCACCTGGAGAGCGAGGCAAAGTTAATAAAGTATCGTACCATCAAACAAAAAGGGAAGGAGATCTACCAGGTAGTACTCGACAAAACCCCCTTTTATGCCGAAAGTGGTGGACAGGTCGGAGACCAGGGACACCTTGAAGGATATGGCGAGAAGATCAGTGTACTCGATACCAAGAAGGAAAATGACCTGATCGTTCACTTTACTGATAAACTGCCTGTTAACCTTGAAGGCTCTTATAAAGCTGTGGTAAGCGCGAAAAAACGAAAGCTAATCATGAGTAACCATAGCGCCACCCACCTGCTACATGCCGCATTAAGATCCGTTCTTGGCGAGCATGTGGAGCAGAAGGGATCGTTGGTTAACGATAAAGTGTTGAGGTTTGACTTCTCTCACTTCCAAAAAATGACTGATGATGAGATCGCCAGGGTGGAACATATCGTGAATGAGAAAATCAGGGAGAATATTCCGTTGAA
This region of Fulvivirga ulvae genomic DNA includes:
- the alaS gene encoding alanine--tRNA ligase, which encodes MDSKLVRRKFLEFFENKQHQIVDSAPLVNKDDPTLMFTNAGMNQFKDYFLGNKKPQYNRVADTQKCLRVSGKHNDLEEVGLDTYHHTMFEMLGNWSFGDYFKKEAIAWAWELLTEVYGLPKDRLYVTVFGGDEGDKLDVDQEAYDYWKEIIAEDRILYGSKKDNFWEMGDTGPCGPCSEIHIDLRKPEEIEKVPGKELVNQDHPAVVEIWNLVFMEFNRLASGELKNLPAKHVDTGMGFERLCMAIQKKSSNYDTDVFTPLINFLAEKAGVKYGVDNQTDIAIRVISDHVRAIAFAITDGQLPSNTGAGYVIRRILRRAVRYGFTFLDFKKPFIYELVPILVDQFEEVFPELKSQKDFVMRVIEQEEASFLRTLENGLKKIDSVKSEMASKGETVIDGKLAFELYDTFGFPFDLTSLIARENGLSVDSGGFDTEMQKQKARSKADAAKETGDWNVVGDQENVEFIGYEHLESEAKLIKYRTIKQKGKEIYQVVLDKTPFYAESGGQVGDQGHLEGYGEKISVLDTKKENDLIVHFTDKLPVNLEGSYKAVVSAKKRKLIMSNHSATHLLHAALRSVLGEHVEQKGSLVNDKVLRFDFSHFQKMTDDEIARVEHIVNEKIRENIPLNEKRNVPIEEAKKMGAMALFGEKYGEFVRVIMFDQGYSVELCGGTHVPATGNIGFFKIVSESSIAAGVRRIEAITSEAAEKYIEEQFALVDELKELLKNPKDIKAAVHSLVEQKSKLEKEIEKLHAGQAQGIKKELLGKVKAQNGANVIIEKVAVPAGDALKNLSFELKNEVENLFMVLAADIEGKPQIAVVIGDNIIKEKDLNAGTIVRELAKEIKGGGGGQPFFATAGGKDIGGLDKVLEKARAII
- a CDS encoding M23 family metallopeptidase, coding for MARIKYYYDTETCRYERARVTYSDIVLNVLGFFSIALVMAIAFVLVYNTYFDSPSEIKLKKENKELQTYYQDLQEEMNEVNEVISALEERDNNIYRKIYEAEPLGPAIREAGHGGAEEYKRIMEKGLYDKQLIISTFKKIDKIKRKAHIQNQSFDEIMQLARDNNAMLSSLPSIQPVKNPELTKLASGFGMRINPFHKGRVMHGGIDFAAPRGSEVFATGNGEVKFVKDNSELQTGYGNYIEIDHGFGYVTKYAHLGEIKVKPGDKVKRGEVIAYVSSSGGSAAPHVHYEIIKDNKKIDPVNFLIQGLSDEEYQKLLTLASHENQSFD